In Rhodamnia argentea isolate NSW1041297 chromosome 4, ASM2092103v1, whole genome shotgun sequence, the following proteins share a genomic window:
- the LOC125314642 gene encoding E3 ubiquitin-protein ligase RHA2A-like has product MEPVYCGYRLSLERRNSNFSGVPTAIFNFSVKWQHLLVFVDQVGVPINLQDTTLSESSQSLEMPLCILPWQSLCETHLKRVLDALDVRSSFRADLIRRIMLTALGGSDHGHRQFDMNINLNLATAEEVEMEDVSIGGYESDPDQVARSVSRSTIEKLEHKSCSVQDGDGCCCICLEELNGENKVMEIPCSHLFHSRCIVKWLERNDSCPLCRTKVEVEVPE; this is encoded by the coding sequence ATGGAACCAGTCTACTGTGGATATAGATTGAGCCTGGAGAGaagaaattccaatttttctggCGTGCCGACTGCCATCTTCAACTTCTCAGTCAAGTGGCAACATCTGCTAGTCTTCGTCGATCAAGTGGGAGTGCCGATAAATCTTCAAGACACCACACTTTCTGAGTCGAGTCAGTCGCTTGAGATGCCACTCTGCATCTTACCATGGCAATCCCTCTGCGAAACGCACTTGAAGAGAGTTCTCGATGCTTTGGATGTTCGTAGCAGCTTTCGGGCTGATCTTATAAGACGTATTATGCTTACTGCGTTAGGGGGATCGGATCATGGCCATCGACAGTTCGACATGaacataaatttgaatttggccACCGCAGAGGAAGTCGAAATGGAAGACGTCTCCATTGGAGGATACGAGTCAGATCCCGATCAAGTCGCGCGGAGTGTCTCTAGAAGCACCATTGAAAAGCTCGAGCATAAGAGCTGCTCTGTCCAGGATGGCGACGGATGCTGTTGTATTTGTTTAGAGGAACTGAATGGGGAAAATAAAGTGATGGAGATACCGTGTTCGCATCTCTTTCACAGCAGATGCATCGTCAAGTGGCTGGAGAGGAACGATTCATGTCCGCTGTGTCGTACCAAAGTAGAAGTAGAAGTTCCAGAGTAG
- the LOC125314643 gene encoding uncharacterized protein LOC125314643, which produces MSERGRRAPRGPRTRPVGPIWEILEEERAPRAAEPVGQELTMAGILQALGAIGDLMGQQVRNQNAAAAVASEAPHVNPLVEQFLKLKPPKFSGSGDPEAATSWIEELEKAFDPLRCTNEDKVTLVVNRLQGNASTWWRTSKDRVFPEGTVPTWDAFVEAFNGKYFYDTAREQKMAEFFRLRQNQMTIDQYEAKFAELSKYAPRLVEDPVDRARRFRDGLKPEIGSVLISFNLKDYNDLYERARMVEQDPTERAAASGSRFAPLNRRDIHQGKKPMQGNRFNVPPNRRGAISKPMPHRDDVRRLCNQRHGSGSCGMRGVCFGCGRRGHPVRDCPQRQQARPLGGQVGRIAPPNHRNRPRAQGRVFAITRDEAKDSPTVTSTVLLQNSVAYALFDPGATHSFVADQFVRLSRLIVVPLDVVVKVSTPLKDSVIAAVGCPSCRLVVDGHESEIDPIVLEMYDFDLIVGMGWLTKQRATMDCYRTAIQFRPLDGAGFEFVGNRGGTSIVVISSLEATRLLESGCQGYLAATFFPKNCLDCHRKGKSSL; this is translated from the exons ATGAGCGAACGTGGTAGAAGAGCACCCCGAGGACCTCGAACTAGGCCTGTCGGGCCGATATGGGAGATTCTCGAGGAAGAAAGAGCGCCGCGCGCTGCTGAGCCCGTTGGGCAAGAGCTTACTATGGCTGGGATTTTGCAAGCTCTGGGAGCTATTGGAGATTTGATGGGGCAGCAAGTGAGGAATCAAAATGCTGCTGCCGCCGTTGCTTCTGAAGCTCCACATGTGAATCC GTTGGTGGAGCAATTTCTCAAGTTGAAGCCGCCCAAGTTCTCTGGGAGCGGAGATCCCGAGGCTGCCACTTCGTGGATCGAGGAACTGGAGAAAGCATTTGACCCGTTGAGGTGTACTAATGAGGATAAGGTCACCCTAGTCGTGAACCGGTTGCAAGGGAATGCAAGTACATGGTGGAGAACTTCAAAGGACAGAGTATTTCCCGAGGGTACGGTCCCGACGTGGGATGCCTTCGTGGAAGCTTTTAATGGAAAGTATTTCTACGATACCGCGAGGGAACAGAAGATGGCAGAGTTCTTTCGCCTGCGCCAGAATCAGATGACAATCGACCAGTATGAAGCCAAATTTGCTGAACTGTCTAAGTATGCTCCGAGGCTAGTTGAGGACCCCGTGGATAGGGCTAGGAGGTTTAGAGATGGGCTGAAGCCCGAGATCGGGAGTGTGCTGATATCATTTAATCTGAAGGATTACAACGACCTCTACGAGAGAGCTCGGATGGTTGAGCAAGATCCGACCGAAAGGGCCGCCGCTTCCGGATCGCGATTCGCGCCTTTGAATAGAAGAGATATTCATCAAGGGAAGAAGCCGATGCAAGGAAACCGATTCAATGTTCCGCCTAATCGTCGAGGAGCGATTAGTAAGCCAATGCCTCACAGAGATGATGTCCGTCGCCTATGCAATCAGAGGCATGGATCCGGTTCGTGTGGAATGCGTGGAGTTTGTTTTGGATGTGGCCGGCGGGGCCATCCGGTGAGAGATTGCCCGCAGAGGCAACAAGCTAGGCCACTGGGAGGCCAAGTTGGAAGGATCGCGCCACCGAATCACCGGAACCGACCTCGGGCGCAAGGACGAGTGTTTGCGATCACCCGAGATGAGGCGAAGGACTCGCCGACCGTCACAAGTACGGTCCTTCTACAGAATAGCGtagcttatgctttgtttgaccccGGTGCTACGCATTCGTTTGTTGCGGATCAATTTGTTAGACTGTCTAGGTTAATTGTGGTGCCATTAGATGTGGTTGTCAAGGtgtctacacctttaaaggatagcgtaaTAGCTGCAGTAGGCTGTCCTAGTTGTAGACTAGTAGTAGATGGTcatgagagtgagatagatcCGATTGTACTGGAGATGTACGATTTTGATCTGATCGTGGGAATGGGCTGGTTAACGAAGCAAAGGGCCACGATGGATTGCTATCGTACGGCGATTCAATTTAGGCCATTGGATGGGGccggttttgaatttgtgggaaatcgaggaggaacctcgatcgtAGTGATCTCGTCGCTAGAGGCAACTCGGTTGTTGGAAAGtggttgccaaggttatttggctGCC ACGTTTTTCCCGAAGAATTGCCTGGATTGCCACCGGAAAGGGAAATCGAGTTTGTGA